Proteins from a genomic interval of Lycium ferocissimum isolate CSIRO_LF1 chromosome 2, AGI_CSIRO_Lferr_CH_V1, whole genome shotgun sequence:
- the LOC132048255 gene encoding glycine-rich cell wall structural protein 1-like, translated as MANFSSSLCVALLVLSIVMECMEEGRGEDGDDYCNYGGWRGCKSFYNRVGGGGGGGGSGGGGGGSGNGGSGHGEGHGAGAGVGVGGGGGGGGHGGGGGNGAVGSGHGEGFGAGAGVGTEGGGGGSGGGGVSGVDGGYGHGSGFGAGAGFGTFGGRKGGGGFAGGGGGGGGGGGGEGGSAGGSGHGSGFGAGVGGGVSGAGGGGGGGGGGGGGTNGGYGHGSGFGMGVGFGGNGGGGGGGGGGGGGGGGGSNGAGGGSGHGSGFGAGGGAGGGGGGGGGEGGGGGGGRNTSDDNGVGEGYGHGEGSGYGGNSNNGGIGMGFGMGMGFGFGIGTATSANSSPVDEASKIGDKQP; from the coding sequence ATGGCTAATTTTAGTAGTTCTTTGTGTGTGGCTCTTCTTGTACTAAGCATTGTTATGGAATGCATGGAGGAGGGACGTGGGGAGGATGGAGATGATTATTGCAACTATGGTGGTTGGCGTGGCTGCAAAAGCTTTTATAATCGTGTAGGAGGAGGAGGCGGTGGTGGTGGCAGTGGTGGTGGAGGAGGAGGAAGTGGTAATGGAGGTTCGGGACACGGAGAAGGTCATGGTGCAGGGGCAGGTGTTGGTGTGGGAGGTGGTGGAGGTGGAGGAggccatggtggtggtggtgggaaTGGAGCTGTTGGTTCTGGTCATGGTGAAGGATTTGGAGCTGGAGCTGGAGTTGGTACAGAAGGTGGTGGTGGAGGGTCTGGAGGTGGAGGTGTTAGTGGTGTAGATGGAGGGTATGGTCATGGTAGTGGTTTTGGAGCAGGTGCAGGTTTTGGAACTTTTGGTGGACGTAAAGGTGGTGGCGGTTTTGCAGGGGGAGGTGGaggaggtggtggtggtggaggtggtGAGGGTGGTTCTGCAGGAGGATCAGGTCATGGTAGTGGCTTTGGTGCTGGAGTTGGTGGGGGAGTCAGTGGGGCAGgtggaggtggtggtggtggtggtggcggAGGCGGTGGCACCAACGGTGGGTATGGCCATGGAAGTGGTTTCGGAATGGGTGTAGGTTTTGGTGGAAatggaggtggtggtggtggagggggAGGAGGAGGTGGAGGTGGAGGTGGTGGCAGCAATGGCGCTGGTGGAGGTTCTGGCCACGGAAGTGGTTTTGGAGCAGGTGGTGGTGCTGGTGGTGGCGGTGGTGGAGGAGgtggagaaggaggaggaggaggaggaggtaGAAACACTAGTGATGACAATGGTGTGGGTGAAGGATATGGGCATGGAGAAGGCAGTGGCTATGGTGGCAATAGTAATAATGGTGGTATTGGAATGGGATTTGGTATGGGCATGGGATTTGGCTTTGGCATTGGAACAGCTACAAGTGCAAATTCTAGTCCTGTTGATGAAGCTAGCAAGATTGGTGACAAACAACCCTAA
- the LOC132046354 gene encoding uncharacterized protein LOC132046354, which translates to MLRLQNPQAFSSCHSFPDTSELIPCKSIYVNPFISSRSYASLVSYTAKGVSNCSFSWNRGCQLKSYKLSHHATSYRLLCRSQDATSPENEYRSSRNIAISLFKRYKNFLERGGGDNLKEFISAGVNAYALGCTDEGLRKELIALKESGAEIEAMETYGGSTSLKSMILSKGVDECIMWLSIIFITILCTPQPTIVRWSSTPPVSDEMIVQWKGFCAIIANAYFVRGMAWLPVKTLQLEQMAVVGHAEEPSVVASRMRLVFTTLEVVSPQWPKV; encoded by the exons ATGCTAAGGCTTCAGAATCCACAAGCCTTTAGCAGCTGTCATTCATTTCCAGATACTAGTGAACTCATACCTTGCAAGAGTATATATGTCAATCCTTTCATTAGTAGCCGTAGTTATGCTAGCCTTGTGAGTTATACTGCTAAAGGAGTCAGCAATTGTTCTTTCTCTTGGAATCGGGGCTGTCAACTGAAATCTTATAAACTCTCTCATCATGCCACTTCATATAGATTGCTG TGCCGGTCACAAGATGCTACTTCACCTGAAAATGAGTATCGCTCCTCCCGAAATATAGCTATCAGCCTGTTCAAGCGAtacaagaattttcttgagcgTGGAGGAGGTGACAACTTAAAA GAGTTCATCAGTGCTGGTGTAAATGCATATGCTTTGGGATGTACTGATGAAGGATTGAGGAAAGAACTGATTGCTTTGAAGGAGTCTGGTGCTGAAATTGAAGCCATGGAAACATATGGAGGAAGTACCAGCCTCAAGTCTATGATTTTATCTAAGGGG GTTGATGAGTGTATTATGTGGTTGAGCATTATATTCATCACCATCCTATGTACACCTCAACCAACAATAGTTCGATGGTCATCAACACCGCCAGTTTCTGATGAAATGATAGTCCAGTGGAAAGGCTTCTGTGCAATCATAGCAAATGCGTACTTTGTGAGAGGAATGGCATG GCTACCAGTGAAGACTCTCCAACTAGAGCAGATGGCAGTTGTGGGTCATGCAGAAGAGCCATCAGTTGTTGCTAGCCGGATGAGATTAGTTTTTACCACACTAGAG GTTGTGAGTCCACAATGGCCAAAAGTATGA